Proteins encoded by one window of Taeniopygia guttata chromosome 1A, bTaeGut7.mat, whole genome shotgun sequence:
- the ELFN2 gene encoding protein phosphatase 1 regulatory subunit 29: MRAPLQTMLCLGLWAAALLCLFSPGTVRGDCWLIEGDKGYVWLAICSQNQPPYETIPQHINSTVHDLRLNENKLKVVLYSSLNRFGNLTDLNLTKNEISYIEDGAFMGQSNLQVLQLGYNKLTNLTEGMLRGMARLQFLFVQHNLIELVTPTAFSECPSLISIDLSSNRLSRLEGNTFTSLSNLMVCELAGNPFNCDCSLYGFLNWLALFNNVTKNYDRLQCETPREFAGYPLLVPRPHHNRNAITIFQSMCRGGTIPSLSRVNPTPYTPDSQRDLDEGSAISPGDFLSVKPPASSTTDSSFSPSIKLHDVTITSAILMVTIPMPYSKMYVLVQYNNSYVSDIATLKSKKEYVTVNKLKAHTDYTFCVASIRNNRRYNHTCLTFATRSKGREDPISSTSTTTHYIMTTLGCLFGMVIVLGVVYYCLRKRRMQEEKQKSLNVKKTILEMRYGSDIDTSTMVHPSQKLGEPPVIPVSRMSSIPSMIGEKLPPSKSMDAGMETPKVTTKGNYIEVRTGGGDGLERTQRDEDLRELDNGQGSAAEISTIAKEVDKVNQIINNCIDALKLDTASFLGGGTGVDSDMAFECQSIPAGSSSGLERPSFLSPPYKESSHHPLQRQLSADAAVARKTCSVSSSGSIKSAKVFSLDVPDHPPLSKSDSKYIEKGSPLNSPLDRLPLVSPSAIHHLEVKPSYHCSEHRHSFPALYYEESADTLSQRVSFLKPLSRSKRDSTYSQLSPRHYFSGYSSSPEYSSESTHKIWERFRPYKKHHREEVYMAAGHALRKKVQFAKDEDLHDILDYWKGVSAQQKL; encoded by the coding sequence ATGAGGGCGCCACTGCAGACCATGCTGTGCCTGGGGTTGTGggcagctgccctgctctgcttgTTTTCCCCTGGCACCGTGCGGGGTGACTGCTGGCTGATTGAGGGGGACAAAGGGTATGTGTGGCTGGCCATCTGCAGCCAGAATCAGCCCCCATATGAGACCATCCCTCAGCACATCAACAGCACGGTGCACGACTTGCGTCTGAACGAGAACAAGCTCAAAGTGGTGCTGTACTCCTCCCTCAACCGCTTCGGCAACCTGACTGATTTGAACCTGACCAAGAATGAGATCTCCTACATTGAGGATGGGGCTTTCATGGGTCAGTCAAACCTCCAGGTCCTACAGCTGGGCTACAACAAACTCACCAACCTGACAGAGGGCATGTTGCGGGGCATGGCCCGCCTCCAGTTCCTCTTTGTGCAGCATAACCTAATTGAACTGGTCACCCCTACTGCCTTCTCCGAGTGCCCCAGCTTGATTAGCATTGACCTGTCATCCAACCGCCTCAGCCGTCTGGAGGGCAACACTTTCACCAGCTTGAGCAACCTGATGGTGTGTGAGCTGGCTGGCAACCCCTTCAACTGCGACTGTAGCCTCTACGGCTTTCTTAACTGGCTGGCCCTCTTCAACAATGTCACCAAGAACTATGACCGCCTCCAGTGTGAGACTCCACGGGAGTTTGCTGGGTATCCGCTTCTGGTGCCTCGGCCTCACCACAACCGCAATGCCATCACCATCTTCCAGTCCATGTGCAGAGGGGGCACCATCCCCTCCCTCTCCAGGGTCAACCCAACTCCTTACACCCCTGACTCCCAGCGAGATCTGGATGAGGGGTCAGCCATCAGCCCTGGGGATTTCCTCTCAGTCAAGCCTCCAGCCTCTTCCACCACTGACTCCTCCTTCAGTCCCAGCATCAAATTACATGATGTCACAATCACTTCAGCCATCCTGATGGTCACCATCCCCATGCCCTACAGTAAGATGTATGTGCTGGTCCAATACAACAACAGCTATGTTTCTGACATAGCAACACTGAAGAGCAAGAAGGAATATGTCACTGTCAACAAGCTGAAGGCCCACACCGATTATACATTCTGTGTGGCCTCTATCCGCAACAACAGGCGTTACAACCATACTTGCCTGACCTTTGCAACCCGGAGCAAAGGCAGGGAGGATCCTATTTCCAGTACTTCCACCACTACACACTATATTATGACCACCCTGGGTTGCCTCTTTGGGATGGTCATTGTCCTGGGGGTGGTGTACTACTGCCTGCGGAAACGGAGGATGCAGGAGGAGAAACAGAAGTCACTCAATGTCAAAAAGACCATTCTAGAAATGCGTTATGGATCAGATATTGATACCAGTACCATGGTTCATCCTTCCCAGAAGCTGGGTGAGCCACCTGTCATTCCTGTCTCGCGGATGTCCTCCATCCCTTCCATGATTGGGGAGAAGTTGCCCCCATCAAAGTCAATGGACGCTGGGATGGAGACTCCCAAAGTCACCACTAAGGGTAACTACATTGAGGTGCGGACAGGTGGTGGGGATGGGTTGGAGAGAACCCAGCGAGATGAGGACCTGAGGGAGCTTGACAATGGGCAAGGCTCAGCTGCTGAGATCTCTACTATAGCCAAGGAGGTAGACAAGGTCAACCAGATAATCAACAACTGTATTGATGCCCTCAAGCTGGATACAGCATCTTTCCTGGGTGGTGGGACTGGTGTTGACTCAGATATGGCCTTTGAGTGCCAGTCCATCCCAGCTGGTTCCTCAAGTGGGCTAGAGCGGCCTAGCTTTCTTTCCCCACCCTACAAGGAAAGCTCCCACCACCCTTTGCAGCGCCAGCTCAGTGCTGATGCTGCTGTGGCCAGAAAGACCTGCAGTGTCTCTTCTAGTGGCTCCATCAAGAGCGCCAAGGTCTTCAGCTTGGATGTGCCTGACCACCCACCACTCAGCAAGTCTGACTCCAAATACATTGAGAAGGGCAGCCCACTAAACAGCCCTTTGGATCGTCTTCCCTTGGTGTCTCCGAGCGCCATCCACCACTTGGAGGTCAAGCCTTCTTACCATTGCAGTGAGCACCGTCACTCCTTCCCGGCCCTGTACTATGAGGAAAGTGCTGACACCTTGAGCCAGCGGGTGTCATTCCTCAAGCCACTGTCCCGGTCCAAGCGAGACTCAACGTACTCCCAGCTCTCCCCCAGACACTACTTCTCGGGCTACTCCTCCAGCCCCGAGTACTCCTCAGAGAGCACCCACAAGATCTGGGAGCGATTCCGGCCTTACAAGAAGCATCACAGGGAGGAGGTTTACATGGCAGCTGGGCATGCCCTGCGGAAGAAAGTTCAATTTGCCAAGGACGAAGATCTGCATGACATCCTGGATTACTGGAAAGGAGTCTCTGCTCAGCAGAAGCTGTGA